A genome region from Gadus chalcogrammus isolate NIFS_2021 chromosome 7, NIFS_Gcha_1.0, whole genome shotgun sequence includes the following:
- the LOC130386200 gene encoding uncharacterized protein LOC130386200 isoform X1: protein MNVYITLCLHYTEHYYDPESGSGYIAWRLKTIQRKAAEERGPAVSTSPKVGGPGHGRTRPFTADRVLTDEEVECAFALLRHTADEETIREKMKVTFAYRHAMVNDENKSAEVFSVFPRFLDTPGLMEQDFRVMFGEQTANKFMERWPTTFKAGVIKESHGLVPSTDLLDLMRNAETSTEVEKGWDSDMSAIILLLHLLPPSAQGRKRPGKISASNAVDHLIKFQKTGTSVQQHLDNIAQSSQPYLAQGPTKSSIHSFFIAIDKHALQCQATSSVGALGELFKAHYVFGTSYSPALNNFFTFLQTSIYNIDVGKTKETPRIAELRARMVR, encoded by the exons ATGAATGTATATATCACACTGTGCCTACATTATACAGAACATTACTACGATCCTGAAAGTGGTTCAGGCTACATTGCATGGCGGTTGAAGACAATTCAACGAAAAGCTGCTGAGGAAAGAGGTCCTGCAGTTAGTACATCTCCTAAAG TTGGTGGGCCAGGCCATGGGCGTACTAGACCCTTTACTGCCGACAGAGTCCTGACTGACGAGGAAGTGGAATGCGCTTTCGCTTTGTTGAGACACACTGCTGATGAGGAGACCATCCGTGAAAAGATGAAAGTCACTTTCGCATACCGCCACGCCATGGTCAATGATGAGAACAAATCAGCAGAGGTCTTCTCAGTATTTCCACGGTTCCTAGACACACCAGGACTG ATGGAACAAGATTTTAGAGTGATGTTTGGTGAGCAAACTGCCAACAAGTTCATGGAGAGGTGGCCTACCACTTTCAAAGCAGGAGTCATTAAGGAAAGCCATGGACTAGTCCCCTCCACAGACCTTCTTGATTTAATGCGCAACGCTGAGACATCTACTGAAGTTGAAAAAG GCTGGGACAGTGACATGTCTGCCATCATACTGCTGCTACATCTGCTACCACCATCTGCACAGGGACGAAAGAGGCCAGGGAAGATATCAGCATCTAATGCAGTTGATCACCTCATCAAATTCCAAAAG ACGGGAACAAGCGTGCAGCAGCATCTTGACAACATCGCTCAAAGCAGTCAGCCCTACCTTGCTCAGGGACCCACAAAAAGCAGCATTCACTCTTTCTTCATTGCCATCGACAAGCATGCACTTCAATGCCAAGCCACCAGCTCGGTTGGAGCCCTGGGTGAGCTCTTCAAGGCCCACTATGTGTTTGGTACATCTTACAGTCCTGCCTTGAACAACTTTTTCACTTTTCTGCAAACTTCCATTTACAACATTGACGTGGGGAAAACTAAGGAAACGCCAAGAATTGCAGAGTTGCGAGCGAGAATGGTGCGTTAG
- the LOC130386200 gene encoding uncharacterized protein LOC130386200 isoform X2, with amino-acid sequence MKVTFAYRHAMVNDENKSAEVFSVFPRFLDTPGLMEQDFRVMFGEQTANKFMERWPTTFKAGVIKESHGLVPSTDLLDLMRNAETSTEVEKGWDSDMSAIILLLHLLPPSAQGRKRPGKISASNAVDHLIKFQKTGTSVQQHLDNIAQSSQPYLAQGPTKSSIHSFFIAIDKHALQCQATSSVGALGELFKAHYVFGTSYSPALNNFFTFLQTSIYNIDVGKTKETPRIAELRARMVR; translated from the exons ATGAAAGTCACTTTCGCATACCGCCACGCCATGGTCAATGATGAGAACAAATCAGCAGAGGTCTTCTCAGTATTTCCACGGTTCCTAGACACACCAGGACTG ATGGAACAAGATTTTAGAGTGATGTTTGGTGAGCAAACTGCCAACAAGTTCATGGAGAGGTGGCCTACCACTTTCAAAGCAGGAGTCATTAAGGAAAGCCATGGACTAGTCCCCTCCACAGACCTTCTTGATTTAATGCGCAACGCTGAGACATCTACTGAAGTTGAAAAAG GCTGGGACAGTGACATGTCTGCCATCATACTGCTGCTACATCTGCTACCACCATCTGCACAGGGACGAAAGAGGCCAGGGAAGATATCAGCATCTAATGCAGTTGATCACCTCATCAAATTCCAAAAG ACGGGAACAAGCGTGCAGCAGCATCTTGACAACATCGCTCAAAGCAGTCAGCCCTACCTTGCTCAGGGACCCACAAAAAGCAGCATTCACTCTTTCTTCATTGCCATCGACAAGCATGCACTTCAATGCCAAGCCACCAGCTCGGTTGGAGCCCTGGGTGAGCTCTTCAAGGCCCACTATGTGTTTGGTACATCTTACAGTCCTGCCTTGAACAACTTTTTCACTTTTCTGCAAACTTCCATTTACAACATTGACGTGGGGAAAACTAAGGAAACGCCAAGAATTGCAGAGTTGCGAGCGAGAATGGTGCGTTAG